GCCGCTCCACCAGGGCCTTGGAACCCACGGGTTCCCGGGAATGGACGTAGTCCTCCACGATTGCACGCAGCACTTCAAGTTTGCGTGGCTCGCTCATACTCCACCTCCATCCAGGGTTCGGGCGGACGCGCCGCCCGCGCTGTGCCACCTCAAGGGTTAGCACTCGACATGCCTCAGTGCTAACAGTCTATTATGACTCCCGCCGTTGCTAGCATTGGTACCGCTCCGGGCGAAAATCCGGACCTGTGACCGAACGCTAGGCGGAGTGAAACCATGCAGTACCAGAACTGGGGCCCACGCGACTTGTCCGCTCCCGCAAAAACTGAACTGCCCGAGGTTCCCGTTGAACGGGGAATGGTGCTTGAGGATGTCCAGTCCGGCTGGGTGGGCGCCGTGACCCGGGTGGAAAAATCCGGCGGCATGCACGTGGTCGCCCTGGAGGACAGGCGCGGAAAGTCCCGGTCCTTCCGGCTTGGTTTCGGGTTCCTCCTCGAAGGCCAGGCCATTAAGCTCCTGCCCCCGGCCCCGCGGCAGGCCGCCGGTGCCGTTGCCGGACCCGGCCGGACCGCCTCCGGGTCCGTCCGGGTGGCCGGCCACCGGGCACAGGTGGCCAAGGCCAGCCGCATCTGGGTGGAAGGAAAGCACGACGCCGAACTGGTGGAAAAGGTCTGGGGAGACGACCTGCGCGTGGAAGGCATCGTCGTCGAACCCCTGCACGGCATTGATGACCTGGCGGCGGCAGTTGCAGAGTTCAGGCCGGGACCGGGCAGGCGCCTGGGCGTCCTGGTGGACCACCTGGTGCCGGATTCCAAGGAATCCCGCATTGCGGACGCCGTCATGGCCTCGCCGGGTGCTGCGGGGAACGTCCTGATTGTGGGCCACCCTTACGTGGACGTGTGGCAGGCCATCCGGCCCGCCGTCCTGGGCATTGAGCAGTGGCCGGTAGTGCCGCGCGGGCAGGACTGGAAGACCGGGATCCTCGCAGCGTTCGGCTGGCCCCATGCCACAAAGGAAGACATCGGGCTTGGCTGGCAGAAACTGCTCGGCGCCGTCCGCTCGTACGCGGACCTGGAAGCTTCCCTGCTGGGCAGGGTCGAGGAAGTCATCGACTTCCTCACCGTGCCCTGAAGGACGGCTCTGCCCCGGCGTAAGCATTCCGGGCCGGATATGGGGCCGGTACCAAGTATTCTTGGTATTGCGGATCCTGCAACATTGCAGGCCCGGCACACCCAATAAGCTTTCTTAGCCGGCACCATTGCACTTCAGAAGGAACAGACTGTGGCAGAAAACGCACGCGATCACAGGGACAGCCCGGGCGGCCAGGGCCGTTCGGAGTACCACGGCGTTCCCGCGAATGCGCTGCCCCTGACGGCCAGCGAAGACCGGCAATGGGCCACCATGGCGCACTTCGGGGGCATCCTGGGCTGCGTTCCGTCGCTGCTGATCTACCTGATCTTCCGGGACCGCGGCCCCTTCACGGCGCAGGAATCCAAGGAAGCCCTGAACTTCAGCCTCCCGCCCACCATTGCTGCCCTGGTGGCGAACATCCTGGTGGTCTTCGTCCCCGTGATCGGCAACGTCTTCGCCGTTATTGCCACCCTCATCTGGATTGCGCTCACCTGCTTTTCGGTGGCGGCCGGCATCCATGTCAACCGTGGCCAGCCGCACCGCTATCAGTACAACCTGCGCTGGATCAAGTAACCGTCACGAACAACACGGGGTCACTTCCGTCCCAATCCGGCAAGGATATCGGGCGGGAAGTGGCCCCGCGTTGCTTGGTGCGGTCAGGCCGGCAGGACCCGGCGGACCACCGCGTCTGCCAGCAGCCTGCCTTTGAGGGTGAGGACCAGCCTGCCCCTGAAAGCGGCAGCAGGATCCACCAGGCCGTCCGCGATCAGCCCGGCAACCTCATGCCGTCCTTCCGGGCCCAGCGACGACACTTCGAGGCCGGACTGGAGGCGGGCCTCGAGCATCACACGCTCGACGCCCCGGGTCTCCTGGTCCAGGGTTTCCCTGCCGGCCGCCGGTGACACACCCTGCGCGAGGCGTCCGGCGTAGGCCGTGGGGTGTTTGACGTTCCACCACCGCACGCCGCCCACATGCGAGTGGGCGCCGGGCCCGATCCCCCACCAGTCGTCACCGCGCCAGTAAGCGAGGTTGTGGCGGCACGCCTGCTCCGGCGTGCGGGCCCAGTTGCTGACCTCGTACCAGCCCAGGCCTGCTTTGGTGATGAGGTCGTCGGCGAGCTCGTACTTGTCGGCGTGGTCGTCGTCGTCGATCCCTGGAACTTCGCCACGGCGGATCTGGGCGGCGAGCTTGGTGCCCTCCTCGATGATCAGCGCGTAGGCGCTGATGTGGTCCGGCTGATACGACAGCGCCGTCTCCAGGGAGTACCGCCAGTCGTCCAGGGACTCCCCCGGCGTGCCGTAGATGAGGTCCAGGCTCACAGCCAGTCCGGCGTCCCGGGCCCACTGCACAACCTGCGGGACACGGCTGGGGGTGTGGGTCCGGTCAAGCACTTTGAGGACGTGCGGCACTGCAGACTGCATGCCGAAGGAGACTCGGGTGAAGCCGGCTTCCTTCAGGATGGCAAGTGATTCAGGTGTGACGGAGTCCGGGTTCGCCTCCGTGGTGACCTCGGCGCCGTCCTCGATTCCCCACTCTCCTATGGCGCGCCGCAGGATCAGGGCGAGGTCCCCGGCGGGAAGCAGGGTTGGTGTGCCGCCGCCAAAAAACACCGTGCTGAGCGGGCGCGCAGGAAGCCCTGATTCCGCCAGAACCTTGGCTGCCAGGGACACTTCGGAGGCGGCGGTTGCGGCATAGGCGTCCTGCGAGGCGCCGCCGCCGAGCTCCGTGGCGGTATAGGTGTTGAAGTCGCAATAGCCGCAGCGGACGGCGCAGAACGGAATGTGGACGTAAAGTCCGAACGCCCGGCCCGCAGCACCGTCGGCTGCCTGCGAAGGCAGGAGACCGTCCGACGGCGCCGGGTCGCCGAGGGGAAGAGTGCTAGGCATTGCAGGGGCCTCCGGTGGCGCCGGCCGCTGTGACCACTACTTCTTGGCCTTGTCCTTGGACTCATCCGTGGTGAGCGCGGCGATAAAGGCTTCCTGGGGGACCTCAACGCGTCCCACCATCTTCATGCGCTTCTTGCCTTCCTTCTGCTTCTCGAGCAGTTTGCGCTTACGGGAGATGTCACCGCCGTAGCACTTGGCCAGGACGTCCTTGCGGATGGCGCGGATGCTTTCCCGGGCGATGATCCTGGAGCCGATGGCCGCCTGGATGGGCACCTCGAACTGCTGGCGCGGAATGAGTTCGCGCAGCTTGGTGGTCATCATCACGCCGTAGGCGTAGGCCTTGTCGCGGTGCGTGATGGCGGAGAAGGCATCCACCTGTTCGCCCTGGAGCATGATGTCCACCTTGACGAGGTCCGCCACCTGGTCGCCGTCTGCCTTCCAGTCGAGCGAGCCGTAGCCGCGGGTCTTGGACTTGAGGATGTCGAAGAAGTCGAACACAATCTCGGCGAGCGGCAGGCGGTACCGGATTTCCACCCTGTCCTCGGACAGGTAATCCATTCCTCCCATGACGCCGCGGCGGCTCTGGCACAGCTCCATGATGGCACCGACGAATTCGTTCGGCGCCAGGATGGTGGCCGCCACCATCGGCTCGCGGACCTCGGAGATCTTGCCGGACGGGTATTCGCTGGGGTTGGTCACGTGGACCACCTTCTTGTCCTCCAGCGTCACCTCGTATTCCACATTGGGGGCCGTGGAAATCAGGTCCAGGTTGTATTCGCGTTCGAGCCGCTCGCGGGTGATTTCCAGGTGGAGCAGGCCCAGGAAGCCCACCCGGAACCCGAAACCCAGCGCAGCGGAGGTCTCCGGCTCGTAAACCAGGGCGGCATCGTTGAGCATCAGCTTTTCCAGTGCATCGCGCAGCACCGGGTAGTCCGTCCCGTCCAGCGGGTACAGGCCGGAGAAGACCATCGGCTTGGCATCGGCGTAGCCGGGCAGGGATTCAGCAGCCGGCTTGGCGAGGTTGGTGACGGTATCGCCGACCTTGGACAGCCGGACATCCTTTACCCCGGTGATGAGATATCCCACCTCGCCGACGCCGAGGCCCTTCGAGGGCGTCGGCTCCGGGGAGCTCACGCCAATCTCAAGGAGTTCGTGCGTGGCACGCGTTGACATCATCTGGATGCGTTCGCGGGGGTGCAGCATGCCATCCACCACGCGGACATACGTGACCACGCCGCGGTAGGTGTCGTAGACGGAGTCGAAAATCATTGCGCGGGCCGGGGCATTGGCATCACCTTGGGGAGCCGGCAGGTCGCGGACGATTTTGTCCAGCAGCGCTTCCACGCCCATGCCGGTCTTTCCCGATACCCGCAGCACGTCCTCCGGTTCGCCGCCGATCAGGCTGGCAAGTTCAGCCGCGTACTTCTCAGGCTGCGCCGCCGGAAGGTCGATCTTGTTCAGGACCGGGATGATGGTCAGGTTGTTTTCCATCGCCAGGTAAAGGTTGGCAAGGGTCTGCGCCTCGATGCCCTGTGCCGCATCCACCAGGAGGATTGCTCCCTCGCAGGCCGCCAGGGAACGGGAGACCTCGTAGGTGAAGTCAACGTGTCCGGGGGTGTCGATCATGTTCAGCGCGTAGCTGACGCCATCCAGCTCCCAGGGCATGCGGACGGCCTGGGACTTGATGGTGATGCCACGCTCGCGTTCGATGTCCATCCGGTCCAGGTACTGGGCCTTCATGTCGCGGGACTGGACCACTCCGGTGAACTGCAGCATCCGGTCGGCCAGGGTGGATTTACCGTGGTCAATGTGCGCGATGATGCAGAAATTCCGAATAATGGCCGGATCTGTCGCGGCGGGCACCGGGGCGGTGCGGGCCATGGGAGACACGCAGGGTCCTTACTGTTGGCATTCACTGACGGCTTTGCGCAACCAGGCAGGGCGCGCCGAGGGCACGCTGCGGCCCGACCGCACATTTTCAACCTCCAGTGTCCCACGTCAGGGACCGCGCCGCCGCATCCTGAGCGGAGCTCCTGCCTTCACCCTCCTGCGCCGGGCGCGGCTATAGGCTTGCTGAATGGTTCTCAATCTCCGCTCACTGCAGGATGCCGTCAGGACAGGCCTCCGGGCACTGCGTGACGCCGCCAGGACTTCCGCTGCGCCTGGCCCCGGCTCCTCCCGCGGCCGCGCGGCGCCCGCGGCTGGCGACGTCTATCCAGGGGACTTCCAGGGCCGGTTCAGCGTCCGCTACGCACCGAGGCCCGATGGTGAACCGGATCCGGGTGAGGTGGTATGGGCGTGGGTGCCCTACGAAGAGGACCACAGCCGGGGCAAAGACCGCCCAGTGCTTCTAGTTGGACGCAGCGGCAGCTACCTGCTGGGGGTAATGCTCACCAGCAGGGACCGCGTCCCCGAAGCTGCCACCTCACAGGACTATGTCGACCTGGGCGCCGGCGCCTGGGACCGGCAGGGCAGGGCCAGCGAAGCCCGGCTGGACCGGATCGTGCAGCTTCGGCCGGACGGCATCCGGCGGGAGGGTGCTGTCCTGGACCGTGCGCGCTTCGATACCGTGGCGGCCGGACTGCGCAGGCGACACGGCTGGACGTAAACCCGGAAATGGCCAGCCCTGCCGCTGACCTGCTATTCTTTGTAGCTGTGTGTCCGTGCAGGTCGACGGCCACTGATGGTTGGCCGCCATAGGTATCCCCACGCCGCTCAGTCAATGGCCAATCTGAAAGCCCTCTAGACCATTTCCGCATTAAAAAGAGAGTTCACACGTGGCGAATATCAAGTCCCAGAAGAAGCGCATCCTCACCAACGAGAAGGCACGCCTGCGCAACAACGCAGTCAAGTCGGAGCTGAAGACGGCCATCCGCGCCGTCAACACCGCCGTTGAGTCCACGGACAAGGATGCAGCTGCTGCTGCCCTGGTTACTGCCAGCCGCAAGCTGGACAAGGCTGTCAGCAAGGGTGTTCTGCACAAGAACAACGCAGCGAACCGCAAGTCGGCGATCTCCAAGAAGGTCAACGCACTGTAAGGTTTCCAGTTCAACCGAACTGATGGTTGTGGCCGGTCCCGCTCGGGGACCGGCCACACATCTTTAAGCCGCAGACATACGGCCCCGGGGCCGGTGGATGGACCCCAAGACAAGGCAGGAACAGTCAGCGGCCCTGGACGGACATGGCGATCACCGTGACCGCATGCTCCACTGCATACACGGGATCCCGGGAAAGGCCCTTGACCTGCGCATCCGCCTCGGCCGTGGCCTGGATGGACCGGACCAGACCGTCCGGGGTCCACCGGCGGACGTCGCGCTGCGCCTGCTCCACCAGCCAGGGCTGCATGCCCAGTTCCGCGGCGATCTGGGCAGAGGAACCCGACGCCCCGGCAACGCGCGCCACGGTCCGGAGTTTTGCGGCCAGCGCGGCAACAAGCGGAACGGGGTCCGCTCCGGTGGCGAGGGCATGGCGGAGGGTGGACAGGGCCAAAGGAGCGTTGCCGGCCATTGCCGCGTCCGCCACCTTGAAGGCCGTCGCTTCGATGCGCCCACCGTAGTAGCGGTCCACGATGTCTGACGTCACGGTGGTCCCGGCATCGGCGATCAGCTGGCTGCACGCCGCCGCAAGTTCCGAAAGGTTTGCGCCGACAGCGTTGACCAGGGCCTGCACCGCCTCCTGCTCAATACGGCGGCCGCCGGCCTTGAACTCGGCCGTCACGAAAGCCACTTTGTCTGCGTCCTTCTTGAGGGGCTGGCAGTCAACTACGGGCCAGCCGCCCTTCTTGACGGCGTCCAGGAGTTTCTTCCCCCGGACTCCCCCGCCGTGCCGGAGGACCAGGACAGCGTCGGGTTCCGTGTGTTCTACATACCGAAGCGCGTCAGCAAGGAAGGCGTCATTCATGGCTTCGACGGCTTCGACCTCGATGAGCTTACTTTCACCGAAGAGCGACGGGCTGACCTGCATCAGCAGGG
The Arthrobacter sp. PGP41 genome window above contains:
- a CDS encoding type II toxin-antitoxin system PemK/MazF family toxin gives rise to the protein MVLNLRSLQDAVRTGLRALRDAARTSAAPGPGSSRGRAAPAAGDVYPGDFQGRFSVRYAPRPDGEPDPGEVVWAWVPYEEDHSRGKDRPVLLVGRSGSYLLGVMLTSRDRVPEAATSQDYVDLGAGAWDRQGRASEARLDRIVQLRPDGIRREGAVLDRARFDTVAAGLRRRHGWT
- a CDS encoding DUF4870 domain-containing protein; the protein is MAENARDHRDSPGGQGRSEYHGVPANALPLTASEDRQWATMAHFGGILGCVPSLLIYLIFRDRGPFTAQESKEALNFSLPPTIAALVANILVVFVPVIGNVFAVIATLIWIALTCFSVAAGIHVNRGQPHRYQYNLRWIK
- the holA gene encoding DNA polymerase III subunit delta: MAAAQKRATRSPASNAAAWRDVTPAAVVLVSGPEEYLGIRAMDRIRAQVRAAAPDVEVSRINAAAYEPGTLLMQVSPSLFGESKLIEVEAVEAMNDAFLADALRYVEHTEPDAVLVLRHGGGVRGKKLLDAVKKGGWPVVDCQPLKKDADKVAFVTAEFKAGGRRIEQEAVQALVNAVGANLSELAAACSQLIADAGTTVTSDIVDRYYGGRIEATAFKVADAAMAGNAPLALSTLRHALATGADPVPLVAALAAKLRTVARVAGASGSSAQIAAELGMQPWLVEQAQRDVRRWTPDGLVRSIQATAEADAQVKGLSRDPVYAVEHAVTVIAMSVQGR
- a CDS encoding DUF3097 domain-containing protein — its product is MQYQNWGPRDLSAPAKTELPEVPVERGMVLEDVQSGWVGAVTRVEKSGGMHVVALEDRRGKSRSFRLGFGFLLEGQAIKLLPPAPRQAAGAVAGPGRTASGSVRVAGHRAQVAKASRIWVEGKHDAELVEKVWGDDLRVEGIVVEPLHGIDDLAAAVAEFRPGPGRRLGVLVDHLVPDSKESRIADAVMASPGAAGNVLIVGHPYVDVWQAIRPAVLGIEQWPVVPRGQDWKTGILAAFGWPHATKEDIGLGWQKLLGAVRSYADLEASLLGRVEEVIDFLTVP
- the hemW gene encoding radical SAM family heme chaperone HemW: MPSTLPLGDPAPSDGLLPSQAADGAAGRAFGLYVHIPFCAVRCGYCDFNTYTATELGGGASQDAYAATAASEVSLAAKVLAESGLPARPLSTVFFGGGTPTLLPAGDLALILRRAIGEWGIEDGAEVTTEANPDSVTPESLAILKEAGFTRVSFGMQSAVPHVLKVLDRTHTPSRVPQVVQWARDAGLAVSLDLIYGTPGESLDDWRYSLETALSYQPDHISAYALIIEEGTKLAAQIRRGEVPGIDDDDHADKYELADDLITKAGLGWYEVSNWARTPEQACRHNLAYWRGDDWWGIGPGAHSHVGGVRWWNVKHPTAYAGRLAQGVSPAAGRETLDQETRGVERVMLEARLQSGLEVSSLGPEGRHEVAGLIADGLVDPAAAFRGRLVLTLKGRLLADAVVRRVLPA
- the rpsT gene encoding 30S ribosomal protein S20 — its product is MANIKSQKKRILTNEKARLRNNAVKSELKTAIRAVNTAVESTDKDAAAAALVTASRKLDKAVSKGVLHKNNAANRKSAISKKVNAL
- the lepA gene encoding translation elongation factor 4, with product MSPMARTAPVPAATDPAIIRNFCIIAHIDHGKSTLADRMLQFTGVVQSRDMKAQYLDRMDIERERGITIKSQAVRMPWELDGVSYALNMIDTPGHVDFTYEVSRSLAACEGAILLVDAAQGIEAQTLANLYLAMENNLTIIPVLNKIDLPAAQPEKYAAELASLIGGEPEDVLRVSGKTGMGVEALLDKIVRDLPAPQGDANAPARAMIFDSVYDTYRGVVTYVRVVDGMLHPRERIQMMSTRATHELLEIGVSSPEPTPSKGLGVGEVGYLITGVKDVRLSKVGDTVTNLAKPAAESLPGYADAKPMVFSGLYPLDGTDYPVLRDALEKLMLNDAALVYEPETSAALGFGFRVGFLGLLHLEITRERLEREYNLDLISTAPNVEYEVTLEDKKVVHVTNPSEYPSGKISEVREPMVAATILAPNEFVGAIMELCQSRRGVMGGMDYLSEDRVEIRYRLPLAEIVFDFFDILKSKTRGYGSLDWKADGDQVADLVKVDIMLQGEQVDAFSAITHRDKAYAYGVMMTTKLRELIPRQQFEVPIQAAIGSRIIARESIRAIRKDVLAKCYGGDISRKRKLLEKQKEGKKRMKMVGRVEVPQEAFIAALTTDESKDKAKK